Proteins from a single region of Thermus caldifontis:
- the rplJ gene encoding 50S ribosomal protein L10 has protein sequence MPNKRNVELLAALKENLERAHGSFFLVNYQGLSAKETHALRQALKEKGARLFVAKNTLIRIALRELGLPELDGLVGPSAVVFYQDPVAAAKALSEFAKKNPKGIPEAKGGLLQGQVLAAKDVVALAELPTMDELRAELVGVLQAPMAELVGVLGGVARELVGILEAYAEKKAA, from the coding sequence GTGCCCAATAAGCGCAACGTTGAGCTTCTAGCTGCCCTCAAGGAAAACCTTGAGCGGGCCCATGGCTCCTTCTTCCTGGTGAACTACCAGGGGCTTTCCGCCAAGGAGACCCATGCCCTGCGTCAGGCCCTGAAGGAGAAGGGGGCCAGGCTCTTCGTGGCCAAGAACACCCTGATCCGCATCGCCCTTAGGGAGCTGGGCCTGCCCGAGCTGGATGGGCTGGTGGGCCCCAGCGCCGTGGTCTTTTACCAGGACCCGGTGGCGGCGGCCAAGGCCCTTTCGGAGTTCGCCAAGAAGAACCCCAAGGGCATTCCCGAGGCCAAGGGTGGGCTTTTGCAGGGCCAGGTGCTTGCGGCCAAGGATGTGGTGGCCCTGGCGGAGCTTCCCACCATGGACGAACTCAGGGCGGAGCTTGTGGGCGTGTTGCAGGCGCCCATGGCGGAGCTGGTGGGGGTCCTGGGCGGTGTGGCCCGCGAGCTGGTAGGCATCTTGGAAGCGTACGCGGAGAAGAAGGCGGCGTAG
- a CDS encoding UbiX family flavin prenyltransferase, which translates to MADLPRVVVGLTGASGMPYALDLLQTLQGLAEVHLVLSQGAKRVLWEEMGLSPKDLYPLASRVYKDGDLGAPIASGSFPTRGMVVVPCSASTLAKIALGLADTLLTRAAYVHLKERRPLILVPREAPLPLPTLKAMVGAAEAGAVILPASPGFYHRPKEIQDLLGFVTQRILDHLGLKAQRAPRWGEG; encoded by the coding sequence ATGGCGGATCTTCCCCGGGTGGTGGTGGGGTTGACGGGGGCTAGCGGCATGCCCTATGCCCTCGACCTTTTGCAAACACTACAGGGCCTCGCTGAGGTGCACCTGGTCTTAAGCCAGGGAGCCAAGCGGGTCTTGTGGGAGGAGATGGGCCTAAGCCCGAAGGACCTCTACCCCTTGGCCAGCCGGGTGTACAAGGACGGCGACCTTGGTGCTCCCATTGCCTCGGGCTCCTTCCCCACCCGGGGAATGGTGGTGGTACCCTGCTCGGCCAGCACCCTGGCCAAAATCGCCCTGGGGCTGGCGGATACCCTCCTCACCCGAGCCGCCTACGTGCACCTGAAGGAGCGGCGCCCCCTGATCCTGGTGCCCCGGGAGGCTCCTTTGCCCCTTCCCACCCTGAAGGCCATGGTGGGGGCGGCGGAGGCGGGGGCGGTCATCCTGCCGGCGAGCCCAGGCTTTTATCACCGGCCCAAGGAGATCCAAGACCTCCTGGGCTTCGTCACCCAGCGCATTCTGGACCACCTGGGCTTGAAGGCCCAGCGGGCTCCCCGTTGGGGGGAGGGGTAA
- the rplK gene encoding 50S ribosomal protein L11, with protein MKKVVAVVKLQLPAGKATPAPPVGPALGQHGANIMEFVKAFNAATANMGDAIVPVEITIYADRSFTFITKTPPASYLIRKAAGLEKGAHKPGREKVGRITWQQVLEIAKQKMPDMNTTDLEAAARMIAGSARSMGVEVVGAPEVKDA; from the coding sequence ATGAAGAAAGTCGTTGCGGTAGTGAAACTTCAGTTGCCGGCGGGCAAGGCCACGCCCGCACCCCCGGTGGGTCCAGCCTTGGGCCAGCACGGGGCCAACATCATGGAGTTCGTGAAGGCCTTCAATGCGGCCACCGCCAACATGGGCGACGCCATCGTCCCGGTGGAGATCACCATCTACGCCGACCGGTCCTTCACCTTCATCACCAAAACCCCGCCCGCCAGCTACCTGATCCGCAAGGCGGCCGGACTGGAGAAGGGGGCCCACAAGCCGGGCCGGGAGAAGGTGGGCCGCATCACCTGGCAGCAGGTCTTGGAGATCGCCAAGCAGAAGATGCCCGACATGAACACCACCGACCTGGAGGCCGCCGCCCGGATGATCGCCGGCTCGGCCCGCTCCATGGGGGTGGAGGTGGTGGGTGCCCCGGAGGTGAAGGATGCCTAA
- the rplL gene encoding 50S ribosomal protein L7/L12, producing the protein MALDIERIKEELSQATVLELKQLIDVLKETWGVTAAAPVAVAAAPAAAQAAAPVEEKTEFDVILKDAGAKKLEVIKELRAITGLGLKEAKDLAEKGGPIKEGIPKAEAEEIKKKLEAVGAVVELK; encoded by the coding sequence ATGGCTTTGGACATTGAACGCATCAAGGAAGAGCTTTCGCAGGCTACGGTTTTGGAACTCAAGCAGCTCATCGACGTCCTCAAGGAGACCTGGGGTGTGACCGCAGCGGCGCCGGTGGCGGTGGCCGCGGCCCCTGCGGCGGCCCAGGCGGCGGCTCCCGTGGAGGAGAAGACCGAGTTTGACGTGATCCTCAAGGACGCCGGGGCCAAGAAACTGGAGGTCATCAAGGAGCTTCGCGCCATCACCGGCCTTGGCCTCAAGGAGGCCAAGGACCTGGCGGAGAAGGGGGGCCCCATCAAGGAGGGCATTCCCAAGGCCGAGGCCGAGGAGATCAAGAAGAAGCTGGAGGCCGTGGGCGCGGTGGTGGAGCTGAAGTAG
- the rplA gene encoding 50S ribosomal protein L1 has translation MPKHGKRYRALLEKVDPAKVYTIDEAARLLKELATAKFDETVEVHAKLGIDPRKSDQNVRGTVSLPHGLGKQVRVLAIAKGEKIKEAEEAGADYVGGEEIIQKILDGWLDFDAVVATPDVMGAVGSKLGRILGPRGLLPNPKAGTVGFNIGEIIKEIKAGRIEFRNDKTGAIHAPVGKVSFSPEKIAENIRAFIRALEASKPEAAKGTFLRSVYVTTTMGPSLRINPHS, from the coding sequence ATGCCTAAGCACGGCAAGCGCTACCGGGCCCTTTTGGAGAAGGTGGATCCCGCCAAGGTCTACACCATTGACGAGGCCGCCCGGCTTTTGAAAGAGCTGGCCACGGCCAAGTTTGACGAGACCGTGGAGGTCCACGCCAAGCTGGGTATTGACCCCCGCAAGTCCGACCAGAACGTGCGTGGCACGGTTTCCCTCCCCCACGGCCTGGGCAAGCAAGTGCGGGTGTTGGCCATCGCCAAGGGCGAGAAGATCAAGGAGGCCGAGGAGGCTGGGGCCGACTACGTGGGGGGGGAGGAGATCATCCAGAAGATCCTGGATGGCTGGCTGGACTTTGACGCTGTGGTGGCCACCCCAGACGTGATGGGGGCCGTGGGCTCCAAGCTGGGCCGTATCCTGGGCCCGAGGGGGCTCTTGCCCAACCCCAAGGCGGGTACCGTGGGCTTCAACATCGGGGAGATCATCAAGGAGATCAAGGCGGGCCGCATTGAGTTCCGCAACGACAAGACCGGGGCCATCCACGCCCCCGTGGGCAAGGTGAGCTTCTCCCCGGAGAAGATCGCCGAGAACATCCGGGCTTTCATCCGGGCCCTCGAGGCCAGCAAGCCCGAGGCGGCCAAGGGCACCTTCTTGCGCTCCGTCTACGTGACCACCACCATGGGGCCTAGCCTCCGCATCAACCCCCATTCCTGA